The region CCCCGACGGCCCACTGGGCCGTGGCCGCGACGACCTGCGGAAGGGCATAAGAGATGACCGACCGGAGGCTGTGGTCCTACAAGGAGATCGCCGCACATATCGGTGTGCAGACCGACACCGTGCGGTCCTACCGCAAGCACGGCCTACTGCCGCCCCCCGATCTGGTGGAGGGCGGCAAGCCGTACTGGTACGCGGATACGATCCGCTCCTGGGTGGCCCGCAGACCCGGCAACCGCCGCGCCCGGCGGGACGCCAAGGATTAGCGGCGCGGGCGCCGTGGTGCCGTACCGTTCCTGTGGACTGAGCAGGAGTGAGCCTGTTCAGCCCCACGCCCCGAACGGTCTTGGGCGCACTGGTCCCCGGCGTACTCGACCCCGGGGCAGCGACACGGATCCTGTCCGTGGTCCGATCCCGGGAGGCCGGTTCCCTCACGACCTGGCCATGTGGATACGGCCAGAGGCGACGGGGAGGCCCCGAACCATCACTCCGGTGGAGCAGGGGCCCCGCACGCTGGCGCCCCACCCGGCATCCCAGATCGCACGATCACCGTAGCCCGAACGGCCCAGGCCAGCGCAAGCCCGGAAGTAGACCATCACGCGATCGAGTTAAACCGCCCTCATGCACGCTCTCCGGCGGGCAGTCGCCAACCCCCATGATCCGCTAGCGGCCCGTCCTCACCCGGTCCCGCGCCATCTCCCCCTCTCCGCACATCCCGTCCTCGCCGTGAGACCCGTCCTCGCCGTGAGCCCCCTTCTCACCGCGAGGCCCGCGCTTGCCCCCGCACCGGCCGTCGGCCTCGCTGCCACTGGCGGCATCCGTGCCGGTCCCGGCGCCTATGCCTATGCCGGTCCCGGCGTCCGTGCGGCTTCCGGCGGGAGTGGACTCCCCCTCGCTCAGCCCGAACCGGGTGTGCAGTCGGCGCAGCGGGCCAGGGGCCCACCAGGTGGCCCGGCCGGTCAGCTTCATCACCGCCGGCACCAGCAGACCGCGCACCACCATCGCGTCCATCAGCACGGCCAGGGCGATACCCAGGCCCAGCATCTTGGTGTTGGTGACCCGCGAGGTGCCGATGCCCACCATCACCACGGCGAGGATCAGTGCCGCCGCCGTGATCAGGCCGCCGGTGCGCCGCAATCCGAACTCGACCGCCGCCTGATGGTCCCCGGTGCGGTCGTACTCCTCCTTGATCCGGGAGAGCAGAAAGACCCCGTAGTCCATGGAGAGCCCGAAGGCGACGCAGAACATCAGGACGGGCAGGGTGGTCTCGATATCGCCGGAGGTGGTGAAGGAGAGCGGCCCGGACAGATGCCCGTCCTGGAAGACCCACACCACCGCGCCGAACATCGCGGTCAGACTGAGCGCGTTGAGCAGCACCGCCTGAATCGGTATCAGCACGCTTCCGGTGAGCAGGAAGACCAGCAACAGAGTGACGGCGACGATGATGGCGGCGGCCCAGGGCAGCCGGTCGCCTATGGAGTCCTTGGTGTCCACCAGGACGGCGGCGGTGCCGGTGACCGAGGTGGTGAACGACGACTCCTGGGCGCGGATCGTCCGCACCAGGTCCTGGCTGGCGGCGTCCACGGCCTCCCCCTTGGGCAGCACGGTGATGCCGGCCGAGCCACCGGCCCGACGCGCGGCCTCCGCCGGCCCCGGCTCGGCCACCCGCCGCCCGTCCGTGAACCGGCCCGCCGGGCTGTCCACCCGCAGCACCTGGGGGAGGGCGGAGACCTTGGCGCTGTAGTCGGCGAGGGCCTTGGTGCCGGTGCCGCCCTCGGCGAGGACCTCCACCGCGCCCCCGGGACCGCCGGGGAACCCCTCCCGGATGTGCTGCTGCACCACATGGGACTCGGCGCTCGACGGCAATTGACGGTCGTCCGCGGTGCCGAACTCCACCCTCAGGAACGGCAGTCCCAGCGCGACCAGACCGGCGACGGTGGCCAGCGCGAACAGCGGGGCGCGCCGCATCACCAGCCGGGCGAGCCGCGCCCAGCCCGCTCCGGGCTCACCCTCGCGGGCCGGGCGGCCACGGCGCAGCAGCCGGGTGAGGTCGAGTGCGTTGACCCGGTCCCCCAGAAGGATGAGCGCCGCGGGCAGGACCACCAGGGCGGCGGTGGCGGCGATCAGCACCACCGCGATCCCCGCATAGGCGAAGGAGCGCAGGAAGTACTGCGGGAAGACGAGCATGGCGGAGAGCGAGGCGGCGACGGTCAGCGCCGAGAAGAGCACGGTGCGCCCGGCGGTGCGCAGCGTGGTCGCGACGGCGGGCAGCTTCTCGGCGCCCCGGCCCAGCTCCTCCCGGAAGCGGCGCACGATGAACAGGGCGTAGTCGATGGCGAGTCCGAGGCCGAGCGCGGTGGTCAGGTTCTGCGCGAAGACCGAGACATCGGTGAACTCGGTGAGCCCGCGCAGCACCGCGTCGGTGCCGAGGATGGCGATGATGCCGACGCCGAGCGGAAGCAGGGCGGCCACGGCGCTGCCGAAGACCATCACGAGCAGCACCAGGGTGATGGGCAGGGCGATCATCTCGGCCCGCAGCAGATCCT is a window of Streptomyces violaceusniger Tu 4113 DNA encoding:
- a CDS encoding helix-turn-helix transcriptional regulator; this translates as MTDRRLWSYKEIAAHIGVQTDTVRSYRKHGLLPPPDLVEGGKPYWYADTIRSWVARRPGNRRARRDAKD
- a CDS encoding MMPL family transporter, giving the protein MTDVNRPPGDRIGGWTRLVTARPRLSLLIALLFTALAVVAGSGVADRLGSGGWEDPAAESSYATKALEKRFPASQPNLILLVDSGPKTVDDPAVAAEARALAKKLSGEQTVTGVTSYWATGAPSLRAHDRGEAIIAARIVGDESAAGKTLERIAPHYRGAHGPVEVSVGGTVAVRHELQTTIQEDLLRAEMIALPITLVLLVMVFGSAVAALLPLGVGIIAILGTDAVLRGLTEFTDVSVFAQNLTTALGLGLAIDYALFIVRRFREELGRGAEKLPAVATTLRTAGRTVLFSALTVAASLSAMLVFPQYFLRSFAYAGIAVVLIAATAALVVLPAALILLGDRVNALDLTRLLRRGRPAREGEPGAGWARLARLVMRRAPLFALATVAGLVALGLPFLRVEFGTADDRQLPSSAESHVVQQHIREGFPGGPGGAVEVLAEGGTGTKALADYSAKVSALPQVLRVDSPAGRFTDGRRVAEPGPAEAARRAGGSAGITVLPKGEAVDAASQDLVRTIRAQESSFTTSVTGTAAVLVDTKDSIGDRLPWAAAIIVAVTLLLVFLLTGSVLIPIQAVLLNALSLTAMFGAVVWVFQDGHLSGPLSFTTSGDIETTLPVLMFCVAFGLSMDYGVFLLSRIKEEYDRTGDHQAAVEFGLRRTGGLITAAALILAVVMVGIGTSRVTNTKMLGLGIALAVLMDAMVVRGLLVPAVMKLTGRATWWAPGPLRRLHTRFGLSEGESTPAGSRTDAGTGIGIGAGTGTDAASGSEADGRCGGKRGPRGEKGAHGEDGSHGEDGMCGEGEMARDRVRTGR